A window from Hemicordylus capensis ecotype Gifberg chromosome 2, rHemCap1.1.pri, whole genome shotgun sequence encodes these proteins:
- the LOC128343729 gene encoding olfactory receptor 1E5-like — protein sequence MERENHTSHFDFVLLGLASQPEQEHILLAVFLILYLLNLLGNLLIILLIRSDAQLLHAPMYFFLSHLSLVDVCFTSTTIPKMLHNLRTGHKNIAYTSCLAQMYLFMAFAITENFLLGAMALDRFVAICQPLHYPVVMNPTRCRFMVLVAWLLAHLHSLMHTILMSRLSFCGNRLIPHFFCDFQPLIVMACSDKRLSEMLSFFEGGTIIIGNFLLILVSYVRIVQAVLRVPSTQGRSKAFQTCASHLIVVTLFYGSAIGVYFRPLSTYSGEKDKVTTVMYTVVTPMLNPFIYSLRNADMKAALRRALEQLRNALGKPHDTKP from the coding sequence ATGGAAAGGGAGAACCACACCAGCCACTTTGACTTTGTCCTGCTGGgcttggccagccagccagagcaaGAGCACATCCTCTTGGCTGTGTTCCTCATTCTCTACTTGCTGAACCTGCTTGGGAACCTGCTGATTATCCTCCTGATTCGCTCCGATGCCCAGCTCTTGCATGctcccatgtacttcttcctcaGTCACCTCTCCTTGGTGGATGTTTGCTTCACCTCGACCACCATCCCCAAAATGTTGCACAACCTTCGCACCGGCCACAAGAACATTGCTTACACCAGCTGCCTGGCCCAGATGTACCTCTTCATGGCTTTCGCCATCACCGAGAACTTCCTCCTGGGCGCAATGGCCTTGGACCGCTTTGTGGCGATCTGCCAGCCCTTACACTACCCTGTGGTGATGAACCCAACACGATGTCGCTTCATGGTGTTGGTCGCATGGCTTCTGGCCCACCTCCACTCCCTAATGCACACTATCCTGATGTCCCGGCTCTCCTTCTGCGGCAACCGCCTCATCCCCCATTTCTTCTGCGACTTCCAGCCCTTGATCGTGATGGCCTGCTCTGATAAGCGCCTCAGTGAGATGCTGAGCTTCTTTGAAGGTGGCACCATCATCATTGGCAACTTCCTCCTCATCCTCGTCTCCTACGTTCGTATCGTCCAAGCCGTGCTCCGGGTGCCCTCCACCCAAGGCCGGAGCAAGGCCTTCCAAACATGTGCCTCCCACCTTATTGTGGTCACCCTCTTCTATGGCAGCGCCATTGGGGTCTACTTCCGGCCCCTCTCCACTTACTCTGGAGAAAAGGACAAGGTGACCACTGTCATGTACACAGTGGTGACCCCTATGCTCAACCCCTTCATCTATAGTCTGCGGAATGCAGACATGAAAGCCGCCCTCCGGAGAGCTCTGGAGCAGCTAAGGAATGCTTTAGGGAAGCCACATGACACCAAACCCTGA